One segment of Candidatus Nanopelagicales bacterium DNA contains the following:
- a CDS encoding acyl-CoA carboxylase subunit beta produces the protein MSAAAKDSNALDRNTTAGRGVVLAQYEAEIDGRQQEAITKQSKRGKLSAMQRIEMLLDEHSFQQVDQLTRHQSTDFGQEKSRPLGDAVITGYGTVDGRPVCVFAQDFTTFGGSLGALVGEKIVKVMDLALKTGCPVIGMNDSGGARIQEGVASLALYGEIFKRNVAASGVIPQISMIMGPSAGGAVYSPAITDFTIMVEKTSYMFITGPDVIKTVTGEDVAMEALGGAQTHNVKSGVAHHMAPSEEEAIDYLRALLSYLPSNNLEDAPIFDTAVNLELNEDDYELDSLIPDSPNQPYDMHRVISHILDDGEFLEIQALFAPNIVVGFGRVEGHSVGIVANQPMQFAGTLDIAASEKAARFIRTCDAFNIPIISLTDTPGFLPGTDQEWEGIIRRGAKLIYAYAEATVPMINVITRKAYGGAYIVMSSKHLGSDLNLAWPTAEIAVMGAEGAANILYRKELADAADPVAKRAELIDEYKEQLANPYRAAERGYVDRVIQPHDTRVVIIRALRNLRNKRVTRIARKHGNIPL, from the coding sequence ATGAGCGCCGCAGCAAAAGATTCAAATGCACTTGACCGCAACACCACCGCAGGTCGAGGTGTAGTACTTGCCCAGTACGAGGCTGAAATTGATGGCCGCCAACAAGAGGCGATCACCAAGCAAAGCAAGCGCGGCAAGCTCTCGGCAATGCAGCGCATTGAAATGCTGCTCGACGAGCACTCCTTCCAGCAGGTCGACCAACTGACCCGCCACCAATCAACTGACTTTGGTCAAGAGAAGTCCCGCCCACTTGGCGACGCAGTCATCACGGGCTACGGCACCGTCGATGGTCGCCCGGTGTGTGTGTTCGCTCAAGACTTCACCACCTTCGGCGGCTCCCTTGGCGCTCTCGTTGGCGAAAAGATCGTCAAGGTCATGGACCTCGCGCTGAAGACCGGCTGCCCAGTCATCGGCATGAACGACTCAGGCGGCGCACGTATTCAAGAAGGCGTTGCATCCCTGGCTCTCTACGGCGAAATCTTCAAGCGCAACGTTGCAGCTTCTGGCGTGATCCCACAGATCTCGATGATCATGGGGCCAAGCGCAGGTGGCGCGGTGTACTCACCAGCAATCACCGACTTCACGATCATGGTTGAGAAGACCTCGTACATGTTCATTACCGGCCCAGACGTCATTAAGACCGTGACCGGCGAAGACGTTGCGATGGAAGCCCTCGGTGGCGCACAGACCCACAACGTGAAGTCAGGCGTTGCGCACCACATGGCGCCAAGTGAAGAAGAAGCAATCGACTACTTGCGCGCATTGCTCAGCTACTTGCCAAGCAACAACCTCGAAGATGCACCAATCTTCGATACAGCAGTGAATCTTGAACTCAACGAAGATGACTACGAGCTCGATTCACTCATTCCTGATTCACCAAATCAGCCGTACGACATGCACCGCGTGATTTCGCACATCCTTGATGACGGTGAGTTCCTGGAAATTCAGGCACTCTTTGCACCAAACATCGTGGTCGGTTTTGGTCGCGTTGAAGGTCATAGCGTTGGCATCGTTGCTAACCAGCCAATGCAGTTTGCTGGCACGTTGGATATCGCAGCGTCCGAAAAGGCTGCTCGCTTTATTCGTACTTGCGATGCATTCAACATTCCAATCATCAGCCTTACTGACACACCTGGTTTCTTGCCGGGTACTGATCAGGAGTGGGAAGGCATCATTCGCCGTGGCGCAAAGTTGATTTACGCCTACGCAGAAGCAACCGTGCCAATGATTAACGTCATTACCCGTAAGGCTTACGGCGGCGCGTACATCGTGATGTCAAGCAAGCACCTTGGCTCAGACTTGAACCTCGCGTGGCCAACTGCAGAAATCGCAGTGATGGGCGCTGAAGGCGCGGCAAACATCCTGTACCGCAAGGAACTTGCCGATGCTGCAGATCCCGTTGCTAAGCGCGCAGAGTTGATTGACGAATACAAGGAGCAGCTCGCTAATCCTTATCGTGCAGCTGAGCGTGGATACGTCGATCGCGTGATTCAGCCACACGACACTCGCGTTGTGATCATTCGCGCGTTGCGCAACCTGCGCAATAAGCGCGTGACTCGCATTGCTCGTAAGCACGGAAACATTCCGCTGTAA
- a CDS encoding acyl-CoA carboxylase subunit epsilon — protein sequence MSESNEPKRPVLRVISGNPTDEELALILAIVASSNEAPQAPKGLNAWSDHTRDLLKTPRPSATAWRASVLQ from the coding sequence ATGAGCGAAAGCAACGAGCCAAAGCGCCCGGTCCTTCGTGTCATCTCTGGTAATCCCACTGATGAAGAGCTTGCCCTGATCCTTGCGATCGTGGCGAGCTCGAATGAAGCTCCGCAGGCGCCAAAGGGTTTGAACGCGTGGAGTGATCACACTCGCGATTTATTGAAGACGCCACGACCAAGCGCAACTGCTTGGCGTGCGTCTGTACTTCAGTAA
- a CDS encoding Maf family protein: MRLYFSKSARIVTSLVLASASPARRMLLANAGVTPQIVVSKVDEEALAASLAPIAPIDLCLELARAKARDVAQHFSASDDVVIVGCDSILDVDGVAHGKPGNAAAAKARWEQMSGRSGFLRTGHWLIQPSTGLELGEVASSEVFHASPSEIEIDAYIATGEPLQVAGGFTLDSLGGPFIEKIIGDPSNVVGLSLPLLRLLLIQCGVTWTDLWSGLPVDG, encoded by the coding sequence GTGCGTCTGTACTTCAGTAAGTCTGCGCGCATCGTGACCTCACTCGTACTTGCTTCAGCCTCCCCTGCCCGACGCATGTTGTTGGCCAATGCCGGAGTCACGCCACAAATCGTGGTGAGCAAAGTAGACGAAGAAGCACTCGCGGCATCGCTTGCACCCATAGCGCCGATCGATCTGTGCTTGGAACTGGCTCGCGCCAAAGCGCGCGATGTTGCCCAACATTTCAGTGCATCTGACGATGTGGTGATCGTTGGCTGCGATTCAATTCTCGATGTTGATGGCGTTGCTCACGGCAAGCCGGGGAACGCAGCAGCCGCTAAAGCCCGCTGGGAGCAGATGTCAGGGCGAAGTGGCTTCTTACGCACTGGCCATTGGCTCATCCAGCCCAGCACTGGACTTGAACTCGGCGAAGTAGCCAGTAGCGAGGTCTTCCACGCCTCCCCCAGCGAAATTGAGATCGATGCCTACATCGCGACCGGCGAGCCACTTCAGGTCGCCGGCGGGTTCACCTTGGACTCTCTGGGCGGCCCATTTATCGAGAAAATCATCGGCGATCCCTCCAACGTGGTGGGTCTATCCCTGCCCTTGCTCAGACTGCTCCTGATTCAGTGCGGGGTGACTTGGACCGACCTGTGGTCCGGATTACCCGTTGACGGCTAA
- a CDS encoding biotin carboxylase N-terminal domain-containing protein translates to MRKVLIANRGEIAVRVIRACRDAGLTSVAVYAEPDRNAMHVRMADEAYALGGETAAESYLVFDKILKAAADSGADAIHPGYGFLSENADFAQAVVDAGLTWIGPPPAAIRSLGDKVSARHIAQKAGAPQVPGTADPVTNANEVVAFAKEHGLPVAIKAAFGGGGRGLKVAYKLNEIPELYESAVREATAAFGRGECFVERYLDKPRHVETQCLADQHGNVVVISTRDCSLQRRHQKLVEEAPAPFLTEEQNTRLYEASKAILKEAGYVNAGTCEFLIGQDGTISFLEVNTRLQVEHPVSEEVSGIDLVLEQFRIADGGVIDYADPELRGHSIEFRINGEDPGRGFLPGPGELIVWRPPSGPGVRLDTGARLGDVIGGNFDSLIGKLIITGKDRSQALARARRALAEFQIEGIATALTFHKEVVHDTHFAPEDPTKAFTVHTRWIDEDFDNKIPAYSGVSGGMANPDARQNLVVEVNGKRVEVTLPGDGIIGGGSKSGGAAPRKLGGKKIAAVADGDALVAPMQGTVVKVEVAEGQEVKAGDLLVVLEAMKMEQPLNAHKAGFIRNITAEAGATVPNGTVLLEIKPE, encoded by the coding sequence GTGCGCAAAGTCCTGATTGCTAACCGCGGTGAGATTGCCGTCCGCGTGATTCGCGCATGCCGCGATGCCGGTCTGACCTCGGTCGCCGTGTATGCCGAGCCTGACCGCAATGCAATGCACGTGCGCATGGCCGATGAGGCCTACGCCCTTGGTGGCGAGACTGCCGCTGAGTCCTACCTCGTCTTCGACAAGATCCTCAAGGCTGCTGCTGATTCAGGTGCTGATGCAATTCACCCTGGCTATGGCTTCCTTTCCGAGAATGCTGACTTCGCGCAAGCAGTGGTTGATGCAGGCTTGACCTGGATCGGACCACCACCTGCAGCAATTCGCTCACTTGGCGACAAGGTTTCTGCTCGTCACATTGCACAAAAGGCTGGCGCACCTCAGGTTCCTGGCACCGCAGATCCCGTCACGAATGCAAATGAAGTTGTTGCGTTTGCAAAAGAGCATGGCCTTCCTGTTGCAATCAAGGCAGCCTTCGGTGGCGGCGGTCGTGGCCTGAAAGTTGCATACAAGCTCAATGAAATTCCTGAGCTGTACGAATCAGCAGTGCGCGAAGCAACCGCTGCCTTTGGTCGCGGCGAATGCTTTGTTGAGCGTTACCTCGACAAGCCTCGTCACGTGGAAACCCAGTGCCTTGCAGATCAGCATGGCAACGTTGTGGTGATTTCAACGCGCGACTGCTCGCTGCAGCGTCGTCACCAGAAGTTGGTTGAAGAAGCTCCTGCTCCCTTCCTCACCGAAGAGCAGAACACGCGTTTGTATGAAGCATCCAAGGCGATCCTCAAGGAAGCTGGCTACGTCAACGCAGGAACCTGTGAGTTCCTCATCGGTCAAGACGGAACCATCTCCTTCCTCGAAGTGAACACTCGCCTTCAGGTAGAACACCCAGTGTCAGAAGAGGTTTCTGGCATTGACCTGGTGCTCGAGCAGTTCCGTATCGCTGACGGTGGCGTCATTGATTACGCAGACCCAGAACTTCGCGGTCACTCAATTGAGTTCCGCATCAACGGTGAAGATCCAGGCCGCGGCTTCCTGCCTGGCCCCGGTGAACTCATCGTGTGGCGCCCACCATCAGGCCCAGGCGTTCGCTTGGACACTGGCGCTCGGCTTGGCGATGTGATTGGTGGCAACTTCGATTCACTCATCGGCAAGTTGATCATCACTGGCAAGGATCGAAGCCAGGCACTTGCTCGCGCTCGCCGCGCACTTGCTGAATTCCAGATCGAAGGCATTGCAACGGCACTCACCTTCCACAAGGAAGTTGTGCACGACACCCACTTTGCTCCTGAAGATCCAACCAAGGCATTCACCGTGCACACTCGTTGGATCGACGAAGACTTCGACAACAAGATTCCTGCCTACTCAGGTGTCAGTGGTGGCATGGCCAACCCAGATGCTCGCCAGAACTTGGTGGTTGAGGTCAACGGCAAGCGCGTTGAAGTCACCCTCCCAGGCGACGGCATCATCGGCGGCGGCAGCAAGAGCGGCGGCGCAGCACCTCGCAAGCTCGGTGGCAAGAAGATTGCAGCAGTTGCGGATGGCGATGCACTTGTTGCACCAATGCAGGGCACTGTCGTGAAGGTTGAAGTCGCTGAAGGCCAAGAGGTCAAGGCTGGCGATCTACTCGTGGTGCTTGAAGCCATGAAGATGGAACAGCCATTGAACGCTCACAAGGCTGGCTTCATTCGCAACATCACCGCTGAAGCTGGCGCAACTGTTCCTAATGGAACCGTGTTGTTGGAGATCAAGCCCGAGTAA
- a CDS encoding NAD(P)H-quinone dehydrogenase — MTAVVIIGGGPGGYEAALVARQLGADVTLIDSNGVGGSAVLTDCVPSKSLIATANVMNLAAESGSLGVMIDGQPAAAHLLSADLHVVNTRVKELASAQSEDIEARLVREGVRVVHGKGRLNGGNLVLVATPEGGEVTYRADAVLIATGARPRQLADAMPDGERILNWEQLYDLETLPERLIVVGSGVTGAEFASAYQGLGSRVVLISSRERVLPGEDPDAAAVLEEVYARRGLEVISQARALSARRTETGVVVKLADGREIEGSHVLMAVGSIPNTEHLGLEGVGVETDKNGFIRVDRVSRTSVRGVYAAGDVTGVFMLASVAAMQGRIAMWHALGDAVHPLDLNLVSSNIFTSPEIATVGMTQKDLDEGTFRGDVVMLPFATNARSKMQDQHDGFVKIFCRRGSRLIAGAVVVGVNASELIHVLTVALSQRMTVDELASAFTVYPSLSGSIAEAARRLHVHSE, encoded by the coding sequence GTGACCGCAGTTGTAATTATTGGTGGAGGCCCTGGCGGCTACGAGGCCGCTCTGGTTGCTCGACAACTCGGTGCTGACGTCACTCTCATTGATAGCAATGGTGTGGGTGGCTCTGCCGTGCTCACTGACTGTGTGCCAAGTAAATCTCTCATTGCAACCGCAAACGTCATGAACCTCGCTGCCGAATCAGGCAGCCTGGGCGTGATGATCGACGGCCAACCCGCTGCAGCTCATCTCCTCAGCGCTGACTTACATGTGGTCAATACCCGTGTGAAAGAACTTGCTAGCGCCCAAAGCGAAGACATCGAAGCACGCTTGGTTCGCGAGGGTGTACGAGTTGTCCATGGAAAAGGCCGCCTGAATGGTGGCAATCTAGTGCTCGTGGCAACCCCTGAAGGCGGCGAAGTCACCTACCGCGCAGACGCAGTGCTCATCGCAACTGGTGCTCGCCCTCGCCAACTTGCTGATGCCATGCCTGATGGCGAACGCATTTTGAACTGGGAACAGCTCTATGACCTTGAAACGCTGCCTGAGCGACTCATCGTTGTGGGCTCAGGTGTTACCGGCGCTGAATTCGCAAGTGCCTACCAAGGCTTAGGTAGTCGCGTTGTGCTGATCTCTTCACGTGAACGTGTGCTTCCTGGCGAAGATCCAGACGCTGCCGCGGTGCTCGAAGAGGTGTATGCCCGACGCGGTCTCGAAGTGATCTCACAGGCTCGCGCTCTTTCGGCTCGTCGCACTGAAACAGGCGTTGTAGTGAAACTTGCGGACGGCCGCGAAATTGAAGGCTCGCATGTGCTCATGGCCGTTGGCTCAATACCTAATACCGAACATCTTGGACTTGAAGGTGTCGGTGTTGAAACAGACAAAAACGGTTTCATCCGTGTTGATCGCGTTTCTCGCACCAGCGTGCGCGGTGTCTATGCCGCAGGTGACGTCACGGGTGTGTTCATGCTGGCTTCAGTTGCAGCAATGCAGGGGCGCATTGCGATGTGGCATGCGCTTGGCGATGCGGTGCACCCACTTGATCTCAACTTGGTGTCGAGCAACATTTTTACCTCACCTGAGATCGCAACTGTGGGCATGACCCAAAAAGATCTCGACGAAGGAACCTTCCGTGGCGATGTGGTCATGCTTCCATTCGCTACAAATGCGAGATCAAAGATGCAAGATCAGCATGATGGCTTCGTCAAGATTTTCTGCCGCCGTGGTTCACGCCTGATTGCTGGTGCAGTCGTGGTCGGTGTCAATGCCAGCGAACTGATTCACGTGCTCACCGTTGCCCTTTCGCAACGCATGACCGTTGACGAGTTAGCCAGTGCTTTCACCGTGTACCCAAGTCTTTCTGGATCAATCGCTGAAGCTGCGCGGCGCCTGCACGTTCACTCGGAGTAG